A DNA window from Pedomonas mirosovicensis contains the following coding sequences:
- the groES gene encoding co-chaperone GroES, whose product MSFKPLHDRVVVRRVDQDERTAGGIIIPDTAKEKPQQGEVVAVGPGARNEAGELIPLDVQVGDVVLFGKWSGTEVKVDGEELLIMKESDILGILENTAGSRRKAA is encoded by the coding sequence ATGAGCTTCAAACCGCTGCATGATCGCGTGGTGGTTCGGCGGGTTGACCAGGATGAACGCACGGCGGGCGGCATCATCATTCCGGATACCGCCAAGGAGAAGCCGCAGCAGGGCGAAGTTGTCGCCGTTGGTCCGGGCGCCCGCAATGAGGCGGGTGAACTGATCCCCTTGGATGTGCAGGTCGGCGACGTGGTTCTCTTCGGGAAGTGGTCCGGCACCGAGGTCAAGGTCGACGGCGAGGAACTGCTGATCATGAAGGAATCCGACATCCTCGGCATTCTCGAGAATACGGCCGGCAGCCGTCGCAAGGCCGCCTGA
- a CDS encoding nucleotide sugar dehydrogenase gives MIRSLDEVRLGVIGLGYVGLPLAVEFGKHREVVGFDIDPRRIEGLRQGYDYTKEIDPAGLGEARYLRLTADLAGLRDCNFFIVTVPTPLDDHNRPDLTPLIKASQTIGSVLKRGDVVVYESTVFPGCTEEECVPILEAVSGLRFNEDFFVGYSPERINPGDKQHRFTSILKVTSGSTPEAADLVDAVYRSVVLAGTHKAPSIKVAEAAKVIENTQRDLNIALMNELSVLFARLGIDTLDVLKAAGTKWNFLPFRPGLVGGHCIGVDPFYLTHKAEQVGYNPQVILAGRRLNDNMGRYVARTTVKFMVRNGINVTRATVGVLGLTFKENCPDIRNSKAVDIVRELQDFNIRVIVDDPHADPEEVAREYPDIQLGKVTAQTPVDSLIVAVAHDEYAACTPDQLRSLLRGSNPILADVKGIYAMQELADLGISVWRL, from the coding sequence ATGATCCGCAGCCTGGATGAAGTTCGCCTCGGGGTTATTGGTCTTGGCTATGTTGGACTCCCGCTTGCAGTCGAGTTCGGCAAGCATCGCGAGGTGGTCGGATTCGATATCGACCCCAGGCGCATTGAGGGTCTGCGTCAGGGTTATGATTATACCAAAGAGATTGATCCGGCTGGATTGGGCGAAGCACGGTACCTTAGGCTCACAGCCGATCTTGCGGGCTTGCGCGATTGTAACTTCTTTATCGTCACGGTTCCTACGCCGCTCGACGACCATAATCGTCCCGATTTGACCCCGCTCATCAAGGCGAGTCAAACCATTGGATCCGTCCTGAAGCGCGGTGACGTAGTCGTATACGAAAGCACGGTTTTTCCCGGCTGTACGGAAGAAGAGTGTGTTCCTATTCTTGAGGCCGTATCCGGCCTACGCTTTAATGAAGACTTCTTTGTCGGCTATAGTCCGGAGCGCATCAATCCGGGCGACAAGCAGCACCGGTTCACGTCCATTCTCAAGGTAACGTCGGGCTCGACACCAGAAGCGGCCGATCTTGTGGATGCCGTATATCGCAGCGTCGTTTTGGCGGGTACGCACAAGGCCCCCAGCATCAAGGTTGCCGAGGCGGCAAAGGTGATCGAGAATACGCAGCGCGATCTCAATATCGCCTTGATGAATGAACTGAGCGTGCTTTTCGCCCGGCTGGGCATCGATACGTTGGATGTGCTCAAGGCGGCAGGAACGAAGTGGAATTTTTTGCCGTTTCGACCCGGCCTGGTTGGCGGTCACTGCATTGGCGTCGATCCCTTTTATCTGACGCACAAGGCCGAGCAGGTGGGCTACAATCCGCAGGTAATTCTGGCGGGCCGCCGTCTCAATGATAACATGGGGCGGTATGTTGCGCGGACAACCGTCAAGTTCATGGTTCGCAATGGAATTAATGTAACCCGGGCGACGGTAGGTGTGTTGGGTCTGACATTCAAGGAAAACTGCCCGGACATCCGTAACAGCAAGGCCGTCGACATCGTTCGCGAGCTTCAGGACTTTAACATTCGCGTCATCGTGGATGATCCACACGCCGATCCGGAGGAGGTCGCCCGCGAGTATCCGGACATCCAACTTGGCAAAGTGACGGCCCAAACCCCTGTGGATTCTCTGATCGTGGCTGTCGCGCATGACGAATATGCGGCCTGCACGCCGGATCAACTGCGTAGCCTCCTGAGGGGAAGCAATCCAATCTTGGCGGATGTGAAAGGCATCTATGCCATGCAGGAACTCGCGGACCTTGGTATTTCGGTATGGCGGCTCTAG
- a CDS encoding Gfo/Idh/MocA family protein, with product MHDKIIDRKIRFALVGCGRISANHFGAIEQHAERAELIAVCDTNPKALEAAVARTGAAGFSSLDGMLANASPRPDIVVLTTPSGLHSRQAIAASQAGFHVMTEKPMATRWKDGLAMVEACDKAGVRLLVVKQNRRNPTLQLLKNAIEQGRFGRIYSVAINVFWTRPQSYYDSAAWRGTWEFDGGAFMNQASHYIDLLDWLIGPVESVQAITGTLARNIEVEDTGAMVVKWRSGAIGTVNVSMLTYPRNLEGSITILGEKGTVSVGGVAVNEIKHWEFSDQRPEDETVKQANYQTTSVYGFGHPLYYDNAIRVLRGEIEPETDGREGLKSLEILIAAYLSARDGQRVSLPLEY from the coding sequence ATGCACGATAAGATTATAGATCGTAAAATCCGCTTTGCTCTGGTTGGCTGCGGGCGCATCTCTGCCAATCATTTTGGCGCTATCGAACAGCACGCGGAACGCGCCGAACTGATCGCGGTGTGCGATACGAATCCAAAGGCTCTCGAAGCTGCAGTTGCGCGCACGGGTGCCGCCGGTTTCTCCAGTCTCGATGGCATGCTGGCTAACGCGTCGCCTAGGCCGGACATTGTCGTGCTCACGACGCCCAGCGGCCTTCATTCGCGACAGGCGATTGCTGCCTCGCAGGCCGGCTTTCATGTGATGACGGAAAAACCGATGGCGACCCGCTGGAAAGACGGTCTCGCCATGGTCGAAGCCTGCGACAAGGCCGGCGTGAGACTCCTTGTCGTGAAGCAGAACCGCCGTAATCCAACTTTGCAGCTTCTGAAGAACGCCATTGAGCAGGGACGGTTCGGCCGGATTTACTCCGTGGCGATCAATGTCTTCTGGACTCGGCCGCAGAGCTATTATGATAGCGCAGCTTGGCGCGGAACCTGGGAATTTGATGGCGGGGCCTTTATGAATCAGGCCAGCCACTACATTGATTTGCTCGATTGGCTGATCGGCCCGGTGGAGAGCGTCCAAGCGATAACGGGCACCCTGGCACGCAACATCGAAGTTGAAGATACAGGCGCGATGGTCGTCAAATGGCGTTCCGGTGCGATCGGCACCGTCAACGTGTCCATGCTCACCTATCCACGAAATCTCGAAGGTTCGATCACGATTCTCGGCGAGAAGGGAACAGTGTCGGTCGGCGGTGTTGCCGTCAACGAGATCAAACATTGGGAATTCAGCGATCAGCGTCCTGAAGACGAGACCGTCAAGCAAGCCAACTATCAGACGACCAGCGTTTACGGTTTCGGCCACCCCCTATACTACGACAATGCCATCCGTGTTCTGCGCGGTGAAATCGAGCCAGAGACGGATGGCCGCGAGGGCCTCAAGTCGCTTGAAATCCTGATTGCCGCATATCTGTCCGCACGGGATGGTCAGCGGGTCAGCTTACCGCTGGAGTATTGA
- a CDS encoding N-acetyltransferase: MAITVHESAIVDKGAQIGDGTRVWHWVHICAGARIGERCSFGQNVYVGNDVTIGNNVKVQNNVSIYDAVTLEDDVFCGPSMVFTNVYNPRSSVSRKHEYRRTLVRRGATIGANATIVCGVTIGEYAFIAAGAVVNRDTPSFALMAGVPARQIGWMSMHGERLKLPLTGKGEAVCPASGTRYKLVDGAVSAEV; this comes from the coding sequence ATGGCGATCACGGTCCATGAAAGCGCCATCGTCGACAAAGGTGCACAGATCGGCGATGGCACACGCGTGTGGCACTGGGTGCATATCTGCGCCGGCGCCCGGATTGGAGAGCGGTGCTCGTTCGGGCAGAACGTTTACGTCGGCAACGACGTGACGATCGGGAATAACGTAAAGGTTCAGAACAACGTCAGCATCTACGATGCGGTCACGTTGGAAGACGACGTGTTCTGCGGCCCGTCCATGGTTTTCACTAACGTCTACAACCCTCGCTCAAGTGTTAGCCGCAAGCATGAGTACCGGCGTACGCTGGTGCGTCGCGGTGCGACGATTGGCGCCAATGCGACGATCGTGTGCGGTGTGACGATTGGCGAATATGCGTTTATTGCTGCCGGCGCGGTCGTCAACCGGGATACACCGTCCTTTGCACTTATGGCTGGCGTTCCCGCCCGACAGATCGGCTGGATGAGCATGCACGGTGAGCGCCTGAAGCTCCCGCTCACCGGCAAGGGCGAGGCTGTCTGCCCGGCCAGCGGTACTCGCTACAAACTGGTCGACGGCGCAGTGTCCGCCGAGGTCTAG
- a CDS encoding acyltransferase, whose product MSDIFVHPSAHVDPRARIGAGTRVWINVQVRENADIGADCILSKDVYIDCNVTVGDRCKVQNSVSVYQGVSIGNDVFVGPNVAFTNDRVPRAFNSEWKITPTRIMDGASIGANATIVCGVTIGEYAMVAAGSVVTKDVPPYTLVMGNPARSKALIDREGNKVQDLGNA is encoded by the coding sequence ATGTCAGATATCTTCGTGCACCCCTCAGCTCATGTCGATCCGCGCGCACGTATTGGCGCAGGAACACGCGTCTGGATTAACGTTCAGGTGCGTGAAAACGCCGACATCGGAGCCGACTGCATCCTCTCCAAGGATGTCTATATCGACTGCAACGTAACTGTCGGCGATCGCTGCAAAGTGCAAAACAGCGTCTCCGTCTATCAGGGGGTTAGTATCGGTAACGATGTTTTCGTTGGCCCCAATGTCGCCTTTACGAATGATCGCGTACCGCGAGCCTTCAACAGCGAGTGGAAAATTACGCCCACCCGTATCATGGACGGTGCCAGCATCGGTGCCAATGCGACGATTGTCTGTGGCGTAACGATCGGCGAATACGCGATGGTGGCCGCCGGCAGCGTCGTGACCAAGGACGTGCCGCCGTACACGCTCGTTATGGGTAATCCTGCCCGATCGAAGGCGCTTATCGACCGCGAAGGTAATAAGGTTCAGGATCTGGGCAATGCATGA
- a CDS encoding Gfo/Idh/MocA family protein yields MHDRNIRVGLLGLGQMGRNHLRVLSLLRGVDIAFVYDANADHAANVAAQYGVETASNLDAAVGNVDALIVCTPTATHAEYVLRFAPRVRALFVEKPLAHSLDAAHAIEKAVQGHGTFVQVGFIERFNPAVVGLERVLRDAERVISIDFTRTNRLSSRITDVDVVMDLMIHDIDLALYLNGPVKTTAAQGVVQNGLIEFASAQLIHQNGRFSRLQASRITEKKIRLIQATCDDRFVDCDLLRKEIQIHRQSVTQQSDFSAYSIASQQESVVVGQQEALLSELQTFIQAVRGKGNAPVPVLDSGISSLAIAEDIIMAISKGHA; encoded by the coding sequence ATGCATGATCGGAATATCCGCGTGGGCCTTCTGGGGCTCGGTCAAATGGGCCGCAATCACCTTCGTGTGCTGTCCTTGCTACGGGGTGTGGACATCGCCTTCGTTTATGACGCGAACGCCGACCACGCGGCGAACGTTGCAGCTCAGTATGGGGTAGAGACTGCTTCCAATCTGGACGCTGCCGTCGGCAACGTGGATGCCCTGATCGTATGCACGCCTACAGCAACCCACGCGGAGTATGTGTTGCGCTTTGCGCCGCGTGTACGAGCGCTTTTCGTTGAAAAACCGCTTGCCCATTCTCTTGATGCCGCACATGCAATCGAAAAGGCGGTGCAGGGGCATGGCACCTTCGTTCAAGTCGGCTTCATCGAGCGCTTTAATCCAGCCGTTGTGGGTTTAGAGCGGGTATTGCGCGACGCCGAGCGCGTCATCAGTATCGACTTTACCCGGACGAACCGCCTCAGTTCTCGGATCACCGATGTTGATGTCGTCATGGACCTGATGATTCATGACATCGACTTAGCCCTCTACCTTAATGGGCCAGTAAAGACGACGGCTGCGCAGGGTGTTGTCCAGAACGGTCTCATCGAGTTCGCGTCCGCCCAGCTGATCCACCAAAATGGTCGCTTTTCGCGTCTCCAGGCGAGCCGGATTACTGAAAAGAAGATTCGACTGATTCAGGCTACCTGCGACGACCGCTTCGTTGATTGTGATCTTCTGCGTAAGGAAATCCAGATTCATCGCCAGTCGGTGACCCAACAGAGCGACTTCAGCGCCTACTCGATCGCATCGCAGCAGGAAAGTGTCGTGGTGGGACAGCAGGAAGCGCTCCTGTCCGAACTTCAGACATTCATTCAGGCCGTTCGCGGTAAGGGCAACGCCCCTGTTCCAGTGCTTGATTCAGGCATTAGTAGCCTCGCCATTGCAGAAGATATCATCATGGCCATCTCTAAGGGGCACGCTTAA
- a CDS encoding glycosyltransferase, whose translation MRILIGPTEIAGVGTGLRSGLRELGREADLALSHSHTFSYGGTDSSPWVAKFWTALGDRYIVSSKQNARGYKSFPLWVLWKAWSIIVLLWAIRRYDAFIFLFGGTVTNTRLELWLHRILRKRLIFVYLGSDARPPYISGPFAYKPGGVSSESLHKRASRMSRRLQQQEQLGVCVNLPFAAHFHKKPYINSLLIGLPRQLPADEPVAGDTSTADNAARPIRILHGPSVPRIKGTAVIQAVIEKLRSRGYTIEFICVHGASNAEMIAEIRRCDFVLDQIYSDLPLSTIATEAAYYGKPTIVAGYAAPELAKFPNWPAPPSLFVHPDQLEEAVEHLITNVEARAELGRRARDFVRSEWAPRVVAAKYIRMLEGSTPDEWWVSPNAVQYAQGCGLPEDVSRAVVRQLVSDCGAEALCLAHNPELQKFMLAYAGIQSAASQ comes from the coding sequence ATGCGCATACTGATTGGGCCAACCGAAATCGCTGGGGTTGGCACTGGTTTGCGCTCTGGTTTGCGAGAGCTAGGTCGGGAGGCAGACCTGGCCCTCTCCCATAGTCATACGTTCTCCTATGGTGGTACTGACAGTTCGCCCTGGGTGGCCAAGTTCTGGACTGCACTAGGCGATAGATATATCGTCTCATCAAAGCAAAATGCGCGTGGCTACAAGTCGTTTCCGCTCTGGGTTCTTTGGAAAGCGTGGAGCATTATTGTCCTTCTTTGGGCGATCAGGCGGTATGATGCCTTCATTTTTCTCTTCGGCGGGACTGTAACGAATACGCGCCTTGAATTATGGCTGCATCGTATTTTACGTAAACGCCTTATTTTCGTTTACCTTGGGTCCGACGCGCGGCCACCTTACATCAGCGGCCCATTCGCTTATAAGCCTGGAGGCGTTTCGTCGGAGAGTTTGCATAAGCGCGCCAGCAGAATGAGCCGTCGCCTACAGCAACAGGAGCAGCTTGGCGTTTGCGTCAATCTGCCGTTTGCGGCGCATTTCCATAAGAAGCCGTATATAAATTCCCTACTCATCGGCCTGCCACGCCAGTTGCCGGCAGATGAGCCTGTGGCTGGCGATACGAGCACGGCCGATAATGCGGCAAGGCCGATTAGGATACTGCACGGCCCTTCCGTACCGCGGATCAAGGGCACTGCGGTAATTCAGGCTGTCATCGAGAAGCTGCGCTCGCGCGGTTATACAATCGAGTTTATCTGTGTCCACGGAGCCTCAAATGCAGAAATGATCGCTGAGATTAGAAGATGTGACTTTGTGCTGGATCAGATTTACTCAGATCTTCCACTTTCGACCATTGCAACCGAGGCTGCCTACTACGGAAAGCCAACTATCGTTGCGGGCTACGCCGCGCCTGAGCTCGCGAAGTTTCCCAACTGGCCAGCCCCGCCCAGTCTCTTCGTTCATCCTGACCAACTGGAAGAGGCAGTTGAGCATTTAATCACGAACGTCGAAGCGCGGGCTGAACTAGGGCGACGCGCACGGGACTTTGTTCGCAGCGAATGGGCGCCACGCGTTGTAGCGGCCAAATACATCCGCATGCTTGAGGGTAGTACTCCTGATGAGTGGTGGGTCTCACCAAATGCTGTCCAGTACGCTCAGGGATGTGGCCTGCCGGAGGATGTCAGCCGCGCCGTCGTGCGGCAGTTGGTATCCGACTGCGGTGCTGAGGCGCTGTGCCTTGCACACAATCCAGAGCTTCAAAAGTTCATGCTCGCCTACGCGGGCATACAGTCCGCTGCCAGTCAATGA
- a CDS encoding lipopolysaccharide biosynthesis protein, which produces MIQRLFKDTLVYGVSAIFSRGLSLISLPIYARILAPADYGALDMFMVIGTLANLVITLEINQALSRFLHEETSERRRVMASTALWFAVAAYVAALAAALVASDWLCRQLLGNLRYLSAFRLSLCVISLNGVFYILQSQLRFELLSKEYAKVSVVYALSTLVFGVLLGKLLGFGLEGIIFSQLIAAMLGSVLSFSRLPGRYGFLFDGGRLRSMLAFSLPLVPSALATFFTLYANRIMLNTLASLDSVGMFGIGARIAGSVGLLIVGLQAALTPLIYTYYKEPETPARLARIVHGFVAGAFTCCLALGLFAPEILSILVPSEYREAANLVLMLSLATLLSQMYIFFPGIAISKRTVLQLGIFAATALFGLAVNWVLVSFWEAFGAALATLLSSTLFISLWIAVSQRLYPLPLRIGRLVTAALLVLVAGLFGACIQAHMAPGWVLLVAKAGLVVVFAACTVVAGLISREDLQIIFGKVTSRLGF; this is translated from the coding sequence ATGATCCAGAGACTCTTCAAAGACACTCTGGTTTATGGGGTGTCGGCCATATTCTCGCGGGGTCTTTCCCTTATTAGCCTGCCAATCTACGCAAGAATTTTGGCACCGGCGGACTACGGTGCACTAGATATGTTTATGGTCATCGGCACGCTGGCCAATCTAGTAATCACCCTGGAGATCAACCAGGCTCTCTCACGCTTCCTTCACGAAGAAACCTCAGAGCGCCGTCGCGTTATGGCAAGCACGGCCTTATGGTTTGCTGTCGCAGCCTATGTCGCTGCGCTCGCGGCAGCTCTGGTAGCATCGGATTGGCTTTGTCGACAGTTACTGGGCAACCTGCGTTACCTGAGCGCCTTTCGGCTCAGTCTATGCGTCATCTCATTGAACGGGGTATTTTATATTCTGCAGAGCCAGCTTCGCTTTGAGCTGCTCAGCAAGGAATACGCGAAGGTTAGTGTCGTATACGCCTTATCGACCCTGGTCTTCGGTGTTTTGCTAGGCAAGCTTCTAGGATTTGGCCTTGAAGGCATAATCTTTTCGCAACTGATCGCGGCAATGCTAGGCAGTGTTCTCAGCTTCTCCAGATTGCCAGGACGGTATGGTTTCCTTTTTGATGGAGGTCGGTTGCGATCAATGCTTGCATTCTCGCTACCGCTGGTGCCCTCCGCCCTTGCAACTTTCTTCACTCTTTATGCCAACCGCATCATGCTAAACACGCTGGCAAGCTTGGACAGTGTGGGTATGTTTGGCATTGGTGCACGCATTGCGGGATCTGTGGGGCTGCTTATCGTCGGCTTGCAGGCCGCTCTTACGCCCCTGATCTATACTTACTACAAGGAGCCAGAAACCCCGGCGCGCCTGGCGCGAATTGTACACGGGTTCGTCGCCGGAGCTTTCACATGCTGCTTGGCGCTGGGCCTCTTCGCACCCGAGATCCTATCGATACTAGTTCCGTCTGAGTATCGCGAGGCTGCGAACCTTGTCCTTATGCTCTCGTTGGCGACGCTTCTAAGCCAGATGTATATTTTCTTCCCAGGTATTGCCATTTCCAAGCGGACTGTTCTGCAACTCGGCATCTTTGCGGCAACGGCTCTGTTCGGCCTAGCCGTAAATTGGGTTTTAGTGAGCTTCTGGGAGGCCTTCGGAGCTGCCCTGGCTACCCTGCTGTCTTCCACGCTGTTCATCAGCCTGTGGATCGCGGTCAGTCAGCGCCTCTATCCGTTGCCGCTCAGGATCGGGCGGTTGGTGACGGCAGCTCTGTTGGTTCTTGTTGCAGGTCTGTTTGGGGCCTGTATTCAAGCTCATATGGCTCCAGGCTGGGTATTGCTGGTGGCCAAGGCAGGGCTGGTTGTGGTCTTCGCGGCATGCACGGTCGTCGCGGGGTTGATTTCGCGGGAAGACCTCCAGATCATATTCGGCAAAGTGACTTCACGCCTTGGCTTCTGA